A single genomic interval of Prionailurus viverrinus isolate Anna chromosome A2, UM_Priviv_1.0, whole genome shotgun sequence harbors:
- the TNPO2 gene encoding transportin-2 isoform X1 — MDWQPDEQGLQQVLQLLKDSQSPNTATQRIVQDKLKQLNQFPDFNNYLIFVLTRLKSEDEPTRSLSGLILKNNVKAHYQSFPPPVADFIKQECLNNIGDASSLIRATIGILITTIASKGELQMWPELLPQLCNLLNSEDYNTCEGAFGALQKICEDSSELLDSDALNRPLNIMIPKFLQFFKHCSPKIRSHAIACVNQFIMDRAQALMDNIDTFIEHLFALAVDDDPEVRKNVCRALVMLLEVRIDRLIPHMHSIIQYMLQRTQDHDENVALEACEFWLTLAEQPICKEVLASHLVQLIPILVNGMKYSEIDIILLKGDVEEDEAVPDSEQDIKPRFHKSRTVTLPHEAERPDGSEDAEDDDDDDALSDWNLRKCSAAALDVLANVFREELLPHLLPLLKGLLFHPEWVVKESGILVLGAIAEGCMQGMVPYLPELIPHLIQCLSDKKALVRSIACWTLSRYAHWVVSQPPDMHLKPLMTELLKRILDGNKRVQEAACSAFATLEEEACTELVPYLSYILDTLVFAFGKYQHKNLLILYDAIGTLADSVGHHLNQPEYIQKLMPPLIQKWNELKDEDKDLFPLLECLSSVATALQSGFLPYCEPVYQRCVTLVQKTLAQAMMYTQHPEQYEAPDKDFMIVALDLLSGLAEGLGGHVEQLVARSNIMTLLFQCMQDSMPEVRQSSFALLGDLTKACFIHVKPCIAEFMPILGTNLNPEFISVCNNATWAIGEICMQMGAEMQPYVQMVLNNLVEIINRPNTPKTLLENTGRLTSPSAIPAITIGRLGYVCPQEVAPMLQQFIRPWCTSLRNIRDNEEKDSAFRGICMMIGVNPGGVVQDFIFFCDAVASWVSPKDDLRDMFYKILHGFKDQVGEENWQQFSEQFPPLLKERLAAFYGV; from the exons ATGGACTGGCAGCCAGATGAGCAGGGCCTGCAGCAGGTCCTGCAGCTGCTCAAAGACTCGCAGTCGCCAAACACAGCCACGCAGCGCATCGTGCAGGat AAACTCAAACAACTGAACCAGTTTCCCGACTTCAACAACTACCTGATCTTTGTCCTGACCAGACTCAAGTCGGAAG ACGAGCCGACTCGGTCCCTCAGCGGTCTCATCCTCAAGAACAACGTGAAGGCACATTACCAGAGCTTTCCGCCACCCGTGGCCGACTTCATCAAACAGGAGTGTCTCAACAACATTGGCGATGCCTCCTCACTCATCCGAGCCACCATAG GCATTCTCATCACCACCATCGCTTCCAAGGGCGAGCTGCAGATGTGGCCCGAGCTGCTGCCCCAGCTGTGCAACCTGCTCAACTCGGAAGATTACAACACTTGTGAG GGGGCCTTCGGAGCCCTGCAGAAGATCTGCGAAGACTCATCTGAGCTCCTGGACAGCGATGCCCTCAACAGGCCCCTCAACATCATGATCCCCAAGTTCTTACAGTTCTTCAAGCACTGCAGCCCAAAGATCCG gtCCCATGCCATAGCCTGTGTGAACCAGTTCATCATGGACCGGGCCCAGGCGCTGATGGACAACATCGACACCTTCATCGAG CACCTGTTCGCCCTGGCCGTGGACGACGACCCTGAGGTGCGGAAGAACGTGTGCCGTGCCCTGGTGATGCTGCTGGAAGTGCGGATCGACAGGCTCATCCCCCACATGCACAGCATCATCCAG TACATGCTGCAGAGGACCCAGGACCACGATGAGAACGTGGCTCTGGAGGCCTGTGAGTTCTGGCTGACGCTGGCCGAGCAGCCCATCTGCAAGGAAGTCCTGGCCTCCCACCTGGTCCA GTTGATCCCCATCCTGGTAAACGGGATGAAGTACTCAGAAATCGACATCATTCTGCTCAAG GGGGACGTGGAAGAGGACGAGGCGGTCCCCGACAGCGAGCAGGACATCAAGCCACGTTTCCATAAGTCACGCACAGTGACGCTGCCCCATGAGGCCGAGCGGCCTGATGGCTCGGAGGACGCAGAGGACGATGACGACGACGATGCTTTGTCCGACTGGAATCTGA GGAAGTGCTCGGCAGCTGCACTGGACGTCCTGGCCAACGTCTTCCGGGAGGAGCTGCTACCCCACCTTCTCCCCCTGCTCAAGGGGCTCCTTTTCCACCCTGAGTGGGTGGTCAAAGAGTCGGGCATCCTGGTGCTGGGCGCCATCGCGGAGG GCTGCATGCAGGGCATGGTGCCCTACCTGCCCGAGCTGATCCCGCACCTCATCCAGTGCCTGTCGGACAAGAAGGCCCTGGTCCGCTCCATTGCCTGCTGGACGCTGAGCCGCTATGCCCACTGGGTCGTCAGTCAGCCACCTGACATGCACCTCAAACCTCTGATGACAGAGCTGCTCAAGCGCATCCTGGATGGCAACAAGAGGGTGCAGGAGGCGGCCTGCAG tGCCTTCGCcaccctggaggaggaggcctgCACAGAGCTGGTGCCCTACCTCAGCTATATCCTCGACACCCTCGTCTTCGCCTTCGGCAAGTACCAGCACAAGAACCTGCTCATCCTCTACGACGCCATCGGCACCCTGGCTGACTCCGTGGGCCACCACCTCAACCAGCCG GAATACATCCAGAAGCTGATGCCTCCGCTGATCCAGAAGTGGAACGAGCTCAAGGACGAAGACAAGGACCTCTTCCCTCTGCTAGAG TGCCTGTCATCGGTGGCCACCGCCCTGCAGAGCGGCTTCCTGCCCTACTGTGAGCCAGTCTACCAGCGCTGCGTCACCCTGGTGCAGAAGACCCTGGCCCAGGCCATG ATGTACACCCAGCACCCTGAGCAGTATGAGGCCCCCGACAAGGACTTCATGATCGTGGCACTGGACCTGCTCAGCGGCCTGGCCGAGGGCCTGGGCGGCCACGTGGAACAGCTGGTGGCCCGCAGCAACATCATGACGCTGCTCTTCCAGTGCATGCAG GACTCCATGCCTGAGGTCCGGCAGAGTTCCTTCGCCCTCCTGGGAGATCTCACCAAAGCCTGCTTCATCCACGTCAAGCCCTGTATCG CCGAGTTCATGCCCATCCTGGGCACCAACCTGAACCCTGAGTTCATCTCTGTCTGCAACAATGCCACCTGGGCCATCGGCGAGATCTGCATGCAGATGG GGGCAGAGATGCAGCCCTACGTGCAGATGGTCCTCAACAACCTGGTGGAGATCATCAACCGGCCCAACACCCCCAAGACGCTGCTGGAAAACACAG GTCGCCTGACGAGTCCCTCTGCCATTCCAGCCATCACCATCGGCCGCCTGGGCTACGTGTGCCCACAGGAGGTGGCACCCATGCTGCAGCAGTTCATCCGGCCTTG GTGCACGTCCCTCAGGAACATCAGGGACAACGAGGAGAAGGACTCGGCCTTCCGAGGCATCTGCATGATGATAGGCGTCAACCCCGGGGGCGTCGTGCAG gactttattttcttctgcgaCGCCGTGGCTTCCTGGGTGAGCCCGAAGGATGACCTTCGGGACATGTTTTATAAG ATTCTCCACGGCTTCAAAGACCAAGTCGGGGAGGAGAACTGGCAGCAGTTTTCTGAGCAGTTCCCGCCTCTGCTCAAGGAGAGGCTGGCCGCCTTCTATGGGGTCTAG